The Erwinia sorbitola nucleotide sequence CCAGCCCGCCAGCGACGGTACGTGCCAGCAGGATCCCCAGCAGTAAACCACTCATCACGGTGCCGACCACTTTGCCGCGCTTTTCAGGAGCAGCGAGGGTCGCTGCCAGCGGTACCAGAATTTGTGCTACTACCGAAAACAGTCCTGTCAGCACCGTTCCCAGCAGCATCATCGCTAGCGAAGAGGACAGTGCAGTAATCACCATTCCTCCCGCAGCCAGCAGACTCATAATGACGATCAATCCCCGGCGCTCCAGCATATCGCCGAGCGGTACCAGCAGCAGCAGCCCTGCGGCGTAACCTAACTGCGCGGTGGTGACAATAAAGCCTGCCTGATGAAATGACAGCGCAAAAGTCTGCGCAATAGTTGCCAGCAGCGGCTGTACATAGTAATTACAGGCAACGGAGAGGCCGGTGGCGATCGACATCAGGGCAACCAGTGCAGGATTAAGTCCGGGACGGGGGGATTTCATAACAACCAATATGAGTGTGAGAATTATCTTAGTGCCTAATAATAACCTAAAAAACTATTTCACTCACATGATTATTGACAGGACAAACCAGTTAGCGCCTTGAAATGGGCCAGTCTGAATGCCGCTTCATCAATGTTTCTGCCATAAAAAAAAGGGGCGAACCAGTAGATGGTCGCCCCTGCATTCAATCCAGTAACAGATAGGTTTACTGGTTGTTATTTACCGGCAGCCAGCGCCTCTTTTACCCAGCCATCGAACTGTGCCTGGTGCGCTTTAATCCAGCCATCAACGTGTGCGTTAATATCTGCGTCAGAAGACTGTCCCTGATGCATGCGTGAGTTCTGCGCATTGATATCGGCAATTGGCAGTTTCATCTCCGCGAACAGTTTTGCTGCTGCCGGGTTTTTCTCAGCCCAGGCTTTGTTGGCAACAATATGCATGGTGTTCACCGGGAAACCGTAGTTCGCGCCGTTAGGCAGTTTGGTATCCACATCTTTCTGTTCGCCAGGCATCGCAGAGAATGGCACCTGCAACCAAACGACGTCACGACCAGGAACCAGCACGTCGCTTACCCAGTACGGAGTCCAGGTATAGTAGAGGATCGGTTTACCTTCTTTATAGCGGGTGATGGTGTCGGCGATCATCGCCGAGTAGTTACCCTGGTTATGCTCAACGGTTTTACTCAGGTCGAAGGCATTGATCTGGTGGTTGATCACCGCCTCGCAGCCCCAGCCCGGTGCACAGCCGGTCATATCAGCTTTACCATCACCATTGGTATCAAACAGCTTCGCCAGCTTTGGATCTTTTAGCTGATCAATACGCGTAATGTGGTATTTCTGCGCAGTTTTCTTATCAATCAGATAGCCCTGGGCCGCACCTTGCACGTAGGTTCCCTGGCGCAACAATTTAGCATCGCCCCCGGCAGCCTTATACATATCATCGTGCAGTGGCTTCCAGTTGGTCGCGATAAAGGTGGCATCGCCGGAGGCCAGGGAGGTATAGGCAACGTTATAGTCGACTTCGCTTGGCTCTTCTACGGTATAGCCCAGTTTGGTAAGCGCACGGCTCACCAGCAGGGTCTGGAAAGTTTCTTCTGTAATGGTGCTCTGAACGGGTTTAACCGTAATGCCTTTACCAGGCAGATCGGCGGCGGATACCTGTACGGCAGCAAGCGTAGTAAACGCGGCGGCCAGCAGTGTAATTTTTCGCATAGTCATGAGTACCTTCTTTTTATTTAGTTTTACAGAAAGGACGAGCCAGCAGGCCAACAGGGCCAGTGGTGTACCAGCGGCGGTTGCCACGGCTGCGGCTGTCGCGTCCCAGCGATTGAGTCAGGCGGTCGAGAATAATCGCCAGAATCACAATGCCGACGCCGCCAACGGTGGCCAGGCCCATATCCAGACGGCCGATGCCGCGCAGTACCATCTGACCGAGACCGCCTACTGCGATCATCGAAGCAATAACCACCATCGACAGTGCCAGCATCAGCGTCTGATTGACTCCGGCCATAATGGTTGGCATTGCCAGCGGTAGCTGAACTTTGAACAGCATCTGGCGCGGGCTGGCACCAAACGACTCTGCCGCTTCGATCAGGTCAGCAGGCACCTGTTTGATCCCTAAGATAGTCAGACGAACAATCGGCGGCAGGGCGAAGATAATCGTCACCACTACGCCAGGCACATTACCGATACCGAACAGCATCACGATAGGCACCAGATAGACAAACGCCGGGGTAGTCTGCATCGCATCCAGCAGCGGACGGATGATTTTTCCTGCACGTTCATTACGGGCCAGCCAGATCCCCAGCGGCAGACCAATGATGATGCAGAACAGCAGGGCGGTCAGCACCAGCGCCAGCGTCACCATTGCCTGCGACCAGGCGCCGATGGCACCGATGGCCACCAGCGATACCAGCGTGGCAACGCCCATACTGAAGCTGGAAAGCTGCCAGGCAATCAGCGCGAACACGATAATCGCTACCGGTGCCGGCATTCCCAGCAGCAGGTTTTGAAAGGCACTGAGGATATAATCCACCGGCAGGCGGATGCCCTGGAACAGGGGGCGGAAGTGCGTAACTATCCAGTCGATGGCGGTGGTGACCCAGCTATCGAGGGGGATAAGTGTTTTATGGAAGGGATCCAGGATACTGAAGTGTTCTGCCTGTGGTGCCGGAGCACTGTTCAGCCAGTCGCTGCTGCTGGATACAGCATCATGCCCCGCACCGCCAGTAGCCGCATCTGTTGCTGGCTGGCTGGTTGCAGCATCGGTTGGTGAACCCCATGGATCGCTGCTGGTCATCGCCGGGCTGTTATCCGCTGGTGTATTGCCAGCAGGGGCGGCATTTTGTGTGGTGCTGGTATCCCACGGGTTACTGGTTTGTTCACTCATGGCTGGCCTCCGTCACGGTCTAACGCCTGCAACAACATCCCTTTAGAAATAATCCCAACGTACTGACCTTCTTCACCAACAACAGGCACGGCACAAGGAGCCTGCGCTACATGAGAGAGCAGGTCACTTAATGAGGTCTCGGCGGGTACAGCCGCCGGGCTATCCAACAGCGCATGCTCCAGACCTTCGCCAGCGGCAAGCGCGATTTTCAGTGAATCAATGGAAACGGTACCGACGAAGCGCTGTTTTTCCAGCACATAACCGTATTCACGGTCGTTGTCCTGAAGCAGTTTGATCGCTGAACGAGGGCCAAAGCCGGGTGCTTTACGAATCAGTGCGGCTGCACTACGACGGGCAATATCTTTCGCGCTAAACACGTGGCTGATATCCACGCCGCGGAAGAAGGTGCGTACGTAGTCATTAGCAGGATTATTGAGGATTTCATCTGGCGTACCAACCTGAATAACTTCACCGCCTTGCATAATCGCAATACGGTCACCGATGCGCATTGCTTCATCAAGATCGTGGGAAATAAAGACAATGGTTCGCTGGTGGCGAGATTGTAATTTTACCAGCTCATCCTGCATCTCAGTACGAATTAATGGATCCAGCGCAGAGAAGGCTTCATCCATCAATAATATATCGGGGTTGATTGCCAGCGCACGGGCTAATCCGACACGCTGCCGCATTCCACCGGAGAGTTCATCCGGGTAAGCGTGAGCATAATTATCCAGCCCGACCTGACGCAATGCATCCAGCGCTTTATCCTGGCGTTCCTGTAACGGAATTCCGGCCAGTTCCATGCCGAATGCAGCATTATTTAATACTGTCATATGAGGCATTAATGCGAACGACTGGAATACCATGCTGATCTTACTTCGGCGCACCTGGCGTAATTCATTTGCAGATATTTTTGCAATATCAACGCCATCAATGATGACCTGGCCACGGGTGGGTTCTATCAGACGATTGAGAAGGCGGACCATGGTGGATTTACCTGAACCGGATAATCCCATGATGACAAAAATCTCGCCTTCTTCAATGGCCAGACTGGCGTCTTTCACGCCAAGAGACAACCCGGTTTTCTCCAGTAGCGCCTCTTTACTGATCCCTTTTTCGATGTGCTTAAATGCGCGCTCGGGGTTTTCCCCAAAAACTTTATATAAATTCTTTACTTCAAGTTTAATAGCCATGCATTAATTAATTTCCTGGTGATTGGTTGGTTTTATATATTCAGCTCTTCTGTTTGGGTAAATATTAGCGGCATATACCGTAGCACACTGAGAATCTGAGACAACCCTAAAGGGTCACAAAGGAAATGCCGGATGAGATGCCCGTCCCGGCTAATGCCAGAGCAGGTAAGGGATGAGGGCGAATTGAGTCAGGCTGAAAAAAATGGATATTTCGTTAGGAAATATCCTGTAGAAGGCTGAATTATGCCCTCAGCAGGGGGAGGGGATCGACAAATAATCGTCAGAAAAATGCCATATTTATGTCATCGGAAAAGTATGCGGACACTGAAAAACAATAACTAATTAGAAGGGGAATATAAGAAAGAGGGCCGCAGGATGCAGCCATCTCTGAAGGGATTAAAAGTCCCAGTCGGCGTCTTCAGTATCGACTGCTTTACCCATTACATAGGAGGAGCCGGAGCCGGAGAAGAAATCGTGGTTCTCATCGGCATTGGGTGACAGTGCAGAGAGGATTGCCGGGTTGACGTCGGTCATCTCAGAAGGGAACAGCGCTTCATAGCCGAGGTTCATCAGCGCCTTGTTGGCATTGTAATGCAGGAACTTCTTCACATCCTCCTGCCAGCCTACGTCCTGATAGAGCGCATCGGTATATTCCAGCTCGTTTTCATACAGTTCCAGCAGCAGCTCAATGGCAAATTGTTGCAGCTCTTCTTTACGCGCGGCACTTTGCATCTCCAGCGCTTTTTGATACTTGTAGCCAATATAGTAACCGTGTACGGCTTCATCTTTGATGATCAGACGAATAAGATCTGCGGTGTTGGTCAGCTTACCGCGACTTGACCAGTACATCGGCAGGTAGAAGCCGGAATAGAACAGGAAAGACTCAAGGAATACGCTGGCGATCTTTTTCTTCAGCGGATCGTTTTCGTAATAATGCTGAAGAATAATCTCAGCCTTACGCTGCAAGGGGCCATTTTCCTCGCTCCAGGCGTAGGCGGCATCCACATCGCTGGTGTGGCAGAGCGTCGAGAAGATCGAGCTGTAGGAGCGTGCATGCACGGCTTCCATAAAGCTGATATTAGACATCACCGCTTCTTCGTGAGGCGTCAGCGCGTCAGCCATCAGCGCCGGAGCTCCAAGGGTATTCTGAATAGTATCCAGCAGCGTCAGGCCGGTGAACACGCGAATGGTTAACTGCTGTTCATTGTGATTCAGGGAGTTCCACGAGGGAATATCGTTGGAAAGCGGCACTTTTTCCGGCAGCCAGAAATTACTGGTCAGACGGTTCCACACTTCCAGATCTTTGTCGTCTTCGATTTTATTCCAGTTAATGGCGTGAATTTTTTTTAATAACATTTTCGATTGTTCCTGGGCAGATCTTAGCGGGTCAGGCATGCCTGACCCCTACAAGATATTCATTCAACGCAGGGGCGAGGCACACCGTCGCCTCTGTACACTCGTTCACCACAGGGGCGAGGCACGCCTCGCCCTCAGTCATTCAGTCATTTGCTACAGCGAACAGGATACGCATCCTTCAACTTCGGTACCCTGCAAAGCCATCTGTCGCAGACGAATGTAGTACAGCGTCTTGATGCCTTTCTTCCAGGCATAAATCTGTGCCTTATTGATATCCCGCGTGGTGGCGGTATCGCGGAAAAACAGCGTCAGCGACAGCCCCTGGTCGACGTGGCGGGTGGCTTCAGCATAGGTATCGATAATCGCTTCCGGGCCAATATCATAGGCGTCACGATAGAACGCCTGGTTATCGTTGTTCATAAACGGTGCCGGGTAGTACACGCGACCGGTTTTCCCTTCCTTGCGGATCTCAATACGCGACACAATCGGGTGGATACTTGACGTGGCGTGATTGATATAGGAGATCGAACCGGTTGGCGGAATAGCCTGTAAATTCTGGTTATATAAACCGTACTGCATCACCGCCTCTTTCAGCGCCTGCCACTGCGGCTGGCCAGGAATGGCAATTCCGGCTTTAGCAAACAGCTCTGCGACCTTAGCTGTACGTGGCTGCCAGCTCTGCTCAACGTACTGGTTAAAGTATTCACCGCTGGCATAGCGCGACTCTGCGAAACCGCTAAAACTGGTGCCACGCTCCCGCGCCAGCAGGTTCGAGGTGCGCAGCGCGTGGTAGGTGACGGTGTAGAAGTAAATATTGGTGAAATCCAGCCCTTCCTCCGATCCGTACTGAATACTTTCACGCGCCAGATAGCCGTGCAGGTTCATCTGCCCCAGACCAATAGCGTGTGACCGGGCATTACCCTGTTCGATAGAGGGCACTGAGTGGATATGGCTTTGATCGGAGACTGCCGTCAGACCGCGCACGGCAATCTCAATCGTGCGGGCAAAATCTACAGAATCCATTGCATGGGCGATATTCAGTGAACCCAGATTACAGGAGATATCCTTACCGATGCGCTTATAGCTGAGATCATCGTTATATTCAGTTGGCGTGTTGACCTGCAAAATCTCCGAACACAGATTGCTCATATTGATGCGCCCGTGTATCGGATTGGCACGATTCACCGTATCTTCGAACATGATGTACGGATAGCCGGACTCAAACTGGATCTCTGCCAGCGTCTGGAAGAACTCCCGCGGATTAATGAAAGTACGACGGATACGCTCATCGGCCAGCATCTCTTCATATTTCTCGCTGATGCTGATATCGGCAAACGGCAGGCCATAAATGCGCTCCACATCGTACGGAGAGAACAGCGCCATCTGCTGATTATCTTTCGCCAGCTGAAAAGTGATATCCGGGATCACCACGCCCAGAGAGAGCGTTTTGATACGGATTTTTTCGTCGGCGTTTTCGCGCTTGGTATCAAGGAAACGCAAAATATCAGGGTGATGAGCATTCAGATAGACGGCTCCGGCCCCCTGACGCGCTCCCAGCTGGTTAGCATAAGAGAAAGCGTCTTCCAGCATTT carries:
- the proX gene encoding glycine betaine/L-proline ABC transporter substrate-binding protein ProX gives rise to the protein MRKITLLAAAFTTLAAVQVSAADLPGKGITVKPVQSTITEETFQTLLVSRALTKLGYTVEEPSEVDYNVAYTSLASGDATFIATNWKPLHDDMYKAAGGDAKLLRQGTYVQGAAQGYLIDKKTAQKYHITRIDQLKDPKLAKLFDTNGDGKADMTGCAPGWGCEAVINHQINAFDLSKTVEHNQGNYSAMIADTITRYKEGKPILYYTWTPYWVSDVLVPGRDVVWLQVPFSAMPGEQKDVDTKLPNGANYGFPVNTMHIVANKAWAEKNPAAAKLFAEMKLPIADINAQNSRMHQGQSSDADINAHVDGWIKAHQAQFDGWVKEALAAGK
- the proW gene encoding glycine betaine/L-proline ABC transporter permease ProW; the encoded protein is MSEQTSNPWDTSTTQNAAPAGNTPADNSPAMTSSDPWGSPTDAATSQPATDAATGGAGHDAVSSSSDWLNSAPAPQAEHFSILDPFHKTLIPLDSWVTTAIDWIVTHFRPLFQGIRLPVDYILSAFQNLLLGMPAPVAIIVFALIAWQLSSFSMGVATLVSLVAIGAIGAWSQAMVTLALVLTALLFCIIIGLPLGIWLARNERAGKIIRPLLDAMQTTPAFVYLVPIVMLFGIGNVPGVVVTIIFALPPIVRLTILGIKQVPADLIEAAESFGASPRQMLFKVQLPLAMPTIMAGVNQTLMLALSMVVIASMIAVGGLGQMVLRGIGRLDMGLATVGGVGIVILAIILDRLTQSLGRDSRSRGNRRWYTTGPVGLLARPFCKTK
- the proV gene encoding glycine betaine/L-proline ABC transporter ATP-binding protein ProV codes for the protein MAIKLEVKNLYKVFGENPERAFKHIEKGISKEALLEKTGLSLGVKDASLAIEEGEIFVIMGLSGSGKSTMVRLLNRLIEPTRGQVIIDGVDIAKISANELRQVRRSKISMVFQSFALMPHMTVLNNAAFGMELAGIPLQERQDKALDALRQVGLDNYAHAYPDELSGGMRQRVGLARALAINPDILLMDEAFSALDPLIRTEMQDELVKLQSRHQRTIVFISHDLDEAMRIGDRIAIMQGGEVIQVGTPDEILNNPANDYVRTFFRGVDISHVFSAKDIARRSAAALIRKAPGFGPRSAIKLLQDNDREYGYVLEKQRFVGTVSIDSLKIALAAGEGLEHALLDSPAAVPAETSLSDLLSHVAQAPCAVPVVGEEGQYVGIISKGMLLQALDRDGGQP
- the nrdF gene encoding class 1b ribonucleoside-diphosphate reductase subunit beta, with the protein product MLLKKIHAINWNKIEDDKDLEVWNRLTSNFWLPEKVPLSNDIPSWNSLNHNEQQLTIRVFTGLTLLDTIQNTLGAPALMADALTPHEEAVMSNISFMEAVHARSYSSIFSTLCHTSDVDAAYAWSEENGPLQRKAEIILQHYYENDPLKKKIASVFLESFLFYSGFYLPMYWSSRGKLTNTADLIRLIIKDEAVHGYYIGYKYQKALEMQSAARKEELQQFAIELLLELYENELEYTDALYQDVGWQEDVKKFLHYNANKALMNLGYEALFPSEMTDVNPAILSALSPNADENHDFFSGSGSSYVMGKAVDTEDADWDF
- the nrdE gene encoding class 1b ribonucleoside-diphosphate reductase subunit alpha; its protein translation is MAATDSTLIEATAATPDYHALNAMLNLYDADGHIQFEKDREATRQYFIQHVIPNSVQFDSIADRLQYLVSEGYYEADVLNAYPFEFVCSLFQQAYDRRFRFQTFLGAWKFYTSYTLKTFDGKRYLEGFTERVCMVALTLAQGDQALALALTDEILAGRFQPATPTFLNCGKQQRGELVSCFLLRIEDNMESIGRAVNSALQLSKRGGGVAFLLSNLRESGAPIKRIENQSSGVIPVMKMLEDAFSYANQLGARQGAGAVYLNAHHPDILRFLDTKRENADEKIRIKTLSLGVVIPDITFQLAKDNQQMALFSPYDVERIYGLPFADISISEKYEEMLADERIRRTFINPREFFQTLAEIQFESGYPYIMFEDTVNRANPIHGRINMSNLCSEILQVNTPTEYNDDLSYKRIGKDISCNLGSLNIAHAMDSVDFARTIEIAVRGLTAVSDQSHIHSVPSIEQGNARSHAIGLGQMNLHGYLARESIQYGSEEGLDFTNIYFYTVTYHALRTSNLLARERGTSFSGFAESRYASGEYFNQYVEQSWQPRTAKVAELFAKAGIAIPGQPQWQALKEAVMQYGLYNQNLQAIPPTGSISYINHATSSIHPIVSRIEIRKEGKTGRVYYPAPFMNNDNQAFYRDAYDIGPEAIIDTYAEATRHVDQGLSLTLFFRDTATTRDINKAQIYAWKKGIKTLYYIRLRQMALQGTEVEGCVSCSL